A stretch of Vigna angularis cultivar LongXiaoDou No.4 chromosome 4, ASM1680809v1, whole genome shotgun sequence DNA encodes these proteins:
- the LOC108331182 gene encoding protein MKS1, protein MLHHSSITFSPLTPFPSHRTNMDQFSHIPTERSPRRELQLQGPRPTPLRINKDSHKIKKPPLPPQPSHPQPPPRQPIIIYTVSPKVIHTTPSDFMNLVQRLTGSTSSSSNNNNNSDPLPNIINNDPFNTGGGMVSPAARYATVEKALSPMGKKPVMGHGDMNIINDVEGIEIIGDGVVERSQQNMFQGILSPGPASLSPIPSNFFSPPSSDPSMVSFLHDLSPAFQSGRNFTEGTGAFVLPSPSSNFSFVSPHTPSIDLFNYFLD, encoded by the coding sequence ATGCTTCACCACTCCTCAATAACATTCTCACCACTCACACCTTTTCCCTCTCACCGCACCAACATGGATCAATTCTCACACATTCCCACTGAAAGATCGCCCAGGAGAGAACTACAACTCCAAGGTCCACGCCCCACACCGCTCAGAATAAACAAAGACTCTCATAAAATCAAGAAACCACCCTTGCCACCACAACCTTCCCACCCCCAACCACCACCGCGTCAACCCATAATAATCTACACCGTTTCCCCCAAGGTTATCCACACCACACCAAGTGACTTCATGAACCTCGTTCAACGCCTCACTGGCTCCACTTCCTCCTcctccaacaacaacaacaactccGACCCTCTTCCCAACATCATTAACAACGACCCTTTTAACACCGGCGGCGGAATGGTGTCACCGGCGGCGCGTTACGCCACCGTGGAGAAGGCCTTGTCCCCTATGGGGAAGAAACCGGTGATGGGTCACGGGGATATGAATATCATAAACGATGTGGAAGGGATAGAGATCATTGGTGATGGGGTAGTGGAGAGATCGCAACAAAACATGTTTCAAGGGATTTTGTCTCCGGGGCCTGCTTCACTCTCTCCCATTCCTTCAAATTTTTTCTCTCCTCCGTCTTCGGATCCATCCATGGTTAGCTTCCTTCACGATTTGAGTCCCGCGTTTCAAAGTGGAAGAAATTTTACGGAGGGTACTGGTGCCTTCGTCTTGCCAAGCCCTTCTTCAAACTTCAGCTTTGTTTCACCTCATACTCCTTCCATAGACCTGTTCAACTATTTCTTAGATTAG